The following are encoded in a window of Actinomadura rubteroloni genomic DNA:
- a CDS encoding HAD family hydrolase, with protein sequence MQGPGALRAVLFDMDGLLIDSERLWLEVEFEVVARLGGRWTEEHQHALVGGSLAGAVAYMLELTGADVPAATVGAWLLDGMAERLGAAVPLLPGAKELLAEVRAAGVPAALVSSSHRRLIEPVLDAIGREHFAVTVAGDEVARTKPDPEPYRTAAARLGADPRACVVLEDSPNGLAAAEAAGCATVAVPSLLPVAAAPGRTVVASLRDVDLAFLRSLVPSP encoded by the coding sequence GTGCAGGGTCCCGGCGCGCTGCGGGCCGTCCTGTTCGACATGGACGGCCTGCTCATCGACTCCGAGCGGCTGTGGCTGGAGGTCGAGTTCGAGGTCGTCGCCCGGCTCGGCGGCCGGTGGACCGAGGAGCACCAGCACGCGCTCGTCGGCGGCTCGCTGGCCGGCGCGGTCGCCTACATGCTGGAGCTGACCGGTGCGGACGTCCCGGCCGCGACCGTCGGGGCGTGGCTGCTGGACGGCATGGCCGAGCGGCTGGGCGCGGCCGTCCCGCTGCTGCCGGGCGCGAAGGAGCTGCTGGCCGAGGTCCGCGCGGCGGGCGTCCCGGCGGCGCTGGTGTCCTCCAGCCACCGGCGGCTCATCGAACCGGTGCTGGACGCGATCGGGCGCGAGCACTTCGCGGTGACGGTCGCGGGCGACGAGGTGGCGCGCACCAAGCCCGACCCCGAGCCGTACCGGACGGCGGCGGCGCGGCTCGGCGCCGACCCGCGCGCGTGCGTCGTCCTGGAGGACTCCCCGAACGGGCTCGCGGCGGCGGAGGCGGCGGGCTGCGCGACGGTCGCGGTGCCGAGCCTCCTGCCGGTCGCGGCGGCGCCGGGCCGGACGGTCGTGGCGTCGCTGCGGGACGTGGACCTGGCGTTCCTGCGCTCCCTGGTGCCCTCGCCCTGA
- a CDS encoding universal stress protein — MSAYRTILVGTDGSKTSFRAVDRAAQLAAATGATLLLASAYNPMSEKERLNAADRLGDLAYKVQGATPAEDALRAARERAVAAGAKDIEEVAREGDAVDVIASIARDREADLVVVGNRGLNSLAGRILGSVPANLSHRSPCDVLIVHTTDGKR; from the coding sequence ATGAGCGCGTACCGCACCATTCTCGTCGGCACCGACGGCTCGAAAACCTCGTTCCGCGCGGTCGACCGGGCCGCCCAGCTTGCCGCCGCGACCGGCGCCACGCTGCTGCTCGCGTCCGCGTACAACCCGATGTCGGAGAAGGAGCGGCTGAACGCCGCCGACCGGCTCGGCGACCTGGCCTACAAGGTCCAGGGCGCCACGCCCGCCGAGGACGCCCTGCGCGCCGCGCGGGAGCGGGCCGTCGCGGCCGGCGCCAAGGACATCGAGGAGGTCGCGCGGGAGGGCGACGCGGTGGACGTCATCGCGAGCATCGCCCGGGACCGCGAGGCCGACCTCGTCGTCGTCGGGAACCGCGGCCTGAACTCGCTGGCCGGGCGGATCCTCGGGTCCGTCCCGGCGAACCTGTCGCACCGGTCGCCCTGCGACGTGCTGATCGTCCACACCACCGACGGCAAGCGCTGA